TCTATTTATTTTATGTTGATAGACAATAAATATTACAAAGTAATTAATATAAGCTCTTTTTGCAATGAacaaatttacaaaaaaatttgaataataacttggttaaataaaattttattttaagatatTAAGATGGTTACTCTTCACATTTCTTTATATGGAATATTCTGATTAATTGAAAAAATTTAGTTTTCTATCTcatcgaaaaataaaaaaatatgtgataagttataaaaataagaacgaaacgttttttatttgaaaaaaaaaatgcatatattaaaatgaaataaaagtAGCAGTATTCAATTTAGtttaaaattgttttaatttttattttgtgttattttatatttattgatatttacaaaattaatgatAATCGTTGAGTAGTTTTTGAAAATGTGTAATTTTTGGCAATATTCTAATTTAAGGATTATGAGTCATTAACAAAATTACTtagaaaaaacaaaatattaatattgtcCACTAATACAACAAAAATAGGTCTCTtttgagacggtatcacgaatctttatctgtgagacgggtcaaccctaccaatagtcacaataaaaagtaatactcttagcataaaaagtaatattttttcatggatgactcaaataaaagatccgtatcacaaaatacgacccgtgagatcgtctcacacaaatttttgtcatacaACAAAAGGTAAAAGTGAAGTGTGTTTATAAAATAATAGCAATACAAGATATAACTCATTGCCCAATAAACTAGcccaaaaatatttatttatggaaaatatttaaaaatatattaaatttatttattagagtacaattttgtctaaatatataattttgtttttaatgaattaaataaatatttaaatttatatttatatttattaagctcGTTTAGATTCGAAAAAAGCTCGAATAAACTCGTGAGCTATGAATATATTTGTGATTAATGTTCGAGCTCAGCTCGATTAAAAATGATATAAGATCATGAgccatgaatatttatttatttaacaatataaaccacaataattcaaataaaatctCAATATACTTTCTTGGAGAAATAGTTTTTTTGTCTAGTAACTTGTTCAATTTTATGTTATGGTccaataaattttgtttttatatgttaacttttaattttatgcTATTTTGGTAAAATTATCAACGTGACATCGAAAAATACTGACATgatatcaaaaaatttaaagCTGGTATAcgaaaatcaaatttgaaaaatcaataaaaaaaaattcaaaatcagaaaaatcactgataaaaaaattatatattcccTGATTTATTTATAGACGCGACTAGACAAGTCCTTCGAGTCTGTACGTGCAGTAGGGTCCCAACCCTTTCTATCTCATGAAATGCTAATGAATGAAGAACATAAAATGTAAAATATAAGGAGACCGCAAACTTTCAATTCTTTTGCCATGGATTTTCTTCGATGGCTTTCTTGATCATTCTATGATTCCCCCCAATAGAACCAAGCCTCTCTGTAAAAAACTAATACTGTGGTCATGGAGGTACGTTGGTCCTCTTTTTTCCTCATATGAATTGTTCATAAGTTCTTTAAATTTCCTGTTAAATGAAATGTGAAGGTGTGTCTCTCAAGTTGGCACATAAAAAAGGGCCCAGCTCAACTACCGGGTAATTTATGGGTTGGTTGGAATCTAAATACCAAGGGAAAACAAACTTGGGAAACAACCGGATGGAGGCCAATGCGGTTATATAAAAGAAGAAAGAGAGAACACAATAGGAAGGCTTCACAGATACATTCAAAGAAGTTACAGAGGGACGCAAGGAGAGAAAAAGAAGGAGAGGAAGGCACAACAGCTTTCTGAGAGAGTTTCATAGCTTCTTCTCTTTgtattttttttggtttttaacACAGGCTCTGTACTTGTAATCCATCTTTGATCAATACAATTTTGGTTGCTCTCCCGTGGACGTAGGCGAATTCCGCCGAACCACGTAAATACTTTTGCACTTTCTTCAGTAGCGTGAGTTGTGAGTAATCTGGCGTGCATGCATGAACATTGAGCAAGTCCAAGAACGATCGACAATATAAGGAACGAACTCTAACAAGTGGCGCCGTATGTGGGAACGAAGGAAAGGATGGGTTCGTTGAAATTTGACATTGAAAAATTCTCTGGAAAAAACGACTTTGGCTTGTCGAGGATCAAGATGCGTGCAATCTTGGTACAACAAGGATTGATCGAAGTGTTGGCAGGAGAAGCGAATATGTCAACAACACTAAAGGATACTGATAAGGCATCAATCTTGGAGAAGGCTCATAGCATGATAATCCTCAGCCTCGGGGATAAAGTTCTTCGAGAAGTCTCGAAAGAGAAGTCGGCAGAAGCAATCTGGAACAAGTTGGAAAAGTTGTATACGACAAAATCCTTGGCCAATCGTCTATACATGAAGCAGCGGTTGTATTATTTCAAGATCAGAGAGGAGAAAAGCATCTTAGATCAGATTGATGAGTTCAACAAAATCTTGGATGACTTGGATAATCTTGCAAACTTGAAGAAGAGGACAAAGCTCTGTTTCTATTGAATGCCCTACCACATACGTATGAAAATTTCAAGGAAGCAATGTTATATGGTAGAGAGAGATCAATTTCACTGGAAGAAGTCTTATCAGCAATCCAAGCTAAAGAACTTCAGAAGAAACATCACATCTCTATAGAACCCCAAGGTGAAATGCTTCATGTTCGAGGGAGGATAGAAAAAAGAACGCAAAGGGGTCCAATGAACAGATCAAGATCCAAGAATCAGGTCAAATACAAGTGCTTTAACTGTCATCGAGAAggacattttaaaagaaattgtCCTGAAAAACATAGGAAGCCTCAAGACAGATCCAACACCAATGGTGAAGCAGCCATAGCATTAGATGGTTATGAATCAGCTGAAGCCCTCATGATCTCGGATCAAGATTCTAACACTGACTGGATTCTCGATTCGGGATGCACTTTCCATATCATGTGTCCAACTAAATCatggttcgaaaatttgatTGAGGCTGATGAAGGGCTAGTGATACATGgaaacaataaaccatgtaggATAAAAGGCTCAGGTTCCATCAGATTAAGAATGTACGATGGACAAGATAGACTTGTCACTGAAGTAAGGTATGTTCCCGAACTAAAGAGAAATTTAATATCCCTAGGAACTCTTGACAGTGATGGTTTCATGTTTAAATCCGAGAATGGGACCTTGAGAGTAATGAAGGGATCCCTAGCTGTCATGAAAGCCATCAAGAAAAACTCCTTGTATGTACACCAAGGAAATACAGTAGTAGGAGGAAATGCTATGGCACAACAGGAAGAAAATCGAGCAAGCCTTTGGCACCAAAGGCTAGGCCATGTAGGTGAAAAGGGGCTGATGCAATTGGCCAAGAATAATTTGCTGTGTGGAGACAAAATTTAAGGGCTGGAATTTTGTGAAAATTGCATATTTGGGAAAGCTAAGAAAGTGCAGTTCGGTCAAGGAAAACACACAACAACCAAGCCTCTAGAATTTGTCCATTCAGACCTATGGAGGCCATCAAATACAACAACACATGGAGGAGGCAAGTATTTCATGTCCATAGTAGACGATTACTCAAGGAGGCTTTGGGTGTATGTATTAAAATCAAAGGATGAAGCTGCCATGAAATTTAAAGAATGGTTGCAGGCTACTGAAAACAAAATGGACCTAAAGCTCAAGCACCTCCGCACAGATAATGGGCTGGAATTCTTCTCAGAATCATTCAAGGAAGTATGCGGGGTAAAGGGGATTACAAGACATAGAACAGCTACTGGAAATCCACAACAAAACGGGGTAGCAGAAAGAATGAATCGCACACTGCTAGAACGTGTTAGATGCATGATTATAAGTGCAGGACTTCCAAAATCATTTTGGGGAGAAGCCATTCATACAGCATGCTATCTAATCAATAGATGCCCCTCAAGtgcaataaattttaaaacaccaATGGAATTATGGACAGGAACTCCAGGAGAATACTCACACCTATGAGTATTCGGTTGCTTGGCATATGCACATATTAAGCAAAGCAAACTTGAAGCAAGAGCCTTGAGATGTATTCTTATAGGTTATCCAGATGAAGTTAAAggatataaagtatggaatttgGAAGCTACTGGACCAAGGTGTTTTAATACAAGGGACATCACATTCGATGAAACCAAGATGGGGTATAAACTGAAAGATGAGTCTACTGCCTTGGCTAAAACAAGCCTACCCGAAACACAAATTGAGGTGGAGACCAACAAGAAATCACCTCAAAAGGAAACTGATGGACCCACTGAAACTCAAGAGGAGATTGTAGAATATGATCCAccaaatcataatcttcaaaCTTATACTCTAGCAAAATACATAGTAAGAAGAGAAGTGAGACCCCCACAAAGGTATGCACATGCTGACTTAACATGGTATGCCCTCACTGTTGCTGATGAAGTTGAGTTTTTTGAACCATCAAGCTATGAGGAAGCTGTCACATGCAAAGAAAAGGGAAGTTGGGAAGCTACTATGGATGAGGAAATAAACTCACTcatgaaaaataaaacatgGCAGCTAGTGGATAGACCGAAAGGTAAAAGAGTGCTTGGGTGTAAATGGATATACAAAATAAAGGAAGACTtgcaaggaaaaggaaaagaaaaattcaAGTACAAATCCAGACTAGTTGCAAAGGGATACACCCAAATGGAAGGACTAGACTTCAATGAGATCTTTTCCCCAGTAGTCAAGCATTGTTCCATAAGGATTATACTTGCCCTAGTAACTCAAGTGGATATGGAACTTGAGCAACTTGATGTGAAGACATTGTTCCTACATGGAGAACTTGAAGAGACCATTTATATGGATAAACCGAAGGGATTAGAAGGAAAAAGGATATGAACAGAAAGTGTGCCTACTGGAAAAATCACTCTATGGACTGAAACAAAGCCCAAGGCAATGGTATAAACGATTTTATGAATTCATGCTGAGAATAAACTTTAAAAGGAGCAGCTATGACAGCTGTGTCTACTTTAAAAGGAAAGAGAATGGTGTGATGACCTATCTTCTgctgtatgttgatgatatgCTCATAGCAAGCGTGAGCAAGTCGGAAATACAAGCATTAAACCACCAGCTTAGCTCAGAATTCGAAATGAAGGACTTGGGGAAGGCCAAATGAATCCTTGGAATGGAGATTACAAGGAATAGAGAGTATAAAAATCTGTTCTTATGCCAAGAATCATACATAAAGAAAGTGTTAAAACGATTCAATATGCATGAAGCTAAGGCAGTAAGTACACCTCTAGAACAACACTTCAAACTCTCTATTGCACAGTCACCATCAGGTACAGAGGAAAAGGAAAGAATGATGCATATCCCGTATGCAAACAGGGTGGGAAGCATCATGTATGGAATGGTGTGCAGCCGACCAGACTTAGCACATTCAATAAGCCAAATTTCCAGGTTTATGGCTGATCCTGGAGAAAATCATTGGGAGGCGTTAAAGTGGACATTGAGGTACTTGAAAGGAACATCTAAGCTTGGATTGATGTTCCAAGGACAAAAGGAAAACTCATCACAGCCACTTGAAGGATATGTGGACTCAGATTTTGCCGGAAATCTAGATACCAGAAAGTTCATAACAAGATACATTTTTACACTATATGGTACTACCATCAGCTGGAAAGCGTCACTTCAATCGGTGGTAGCCCTATCAACAACTGAGGCAGAGTTCATAGCTGTCACGGAGGTAGTTAAGGAAGCTATCTGGTTAAAAGGCCTGATAACAGAGTTGGGAGTTCATCAAGAACAGGTTGTGGTAAACTGTGATAATCAAAGTGCTATACACTTATCAAAGCACCAGATATTCCATGAATTCTCAAAGCATATTGATGTCAAGTTGCATTAAGTAAGGGATATCATCTCTAAGGGAGAgataaaacttgaaaatatagCAACGGAAGACAACCATGCTGACATGCTAACAAAACCACTGcctttggtcaagtttagacaTTGCTCGACCTTGATCAATGCAGTACCACAGGAATAATAAGTGGTGGAAAAGGAGAGTAGCCAATCTTGGAGACAAGGTGGAGATTTGTGAAGGTGTGTCTCTCAAGTTGGCACATGGAAAAGGGCCCAGCTCAACTACCTGGTAATTGATGGGTTGGTTGGAATCTAACTACCAAGGGGAAACAAACTTGGGAAACAACCGGATGGAGGCCAATGCGGTTATATAAAAGAAGAAAGAGAGAACACAATAGGAAGGCTTCACAGATACATTCAAAGAAGTTACAGAGGGACGCAAGGAGAGAAAAAGAAGGAGAGGAAGGCACAACAGCTTTCTGAGAGAGTTTCATAGCTTCTTCTCTTTGTATTCTTTTTGGTTTTTAACACAGGCTCTGTATTTGTAATCCATCTTTGATCAATACAATTTTGGTTGCTCTACCGTGGACGTAGGCGAATTCCGCCGAACCACGTAAATACTTTTGCACTTTCTTCAGTAGCGTGAGTTGTGAGTAATCTGGCGTGCATGCATGAACATTGAGCAAGTCCAAGAACGATCGACAAGATAAGGAACGAACTCTAACATGAAATTTGGctgcattttaaaaaataaagaaatggGGTTCAGAAACCAGAAATTTTGGTACTGTGGCGTGGTTTTGTTTGGCTCTAACTTTACAGGGGGATGACATACCAAATGGGTGGCCGCTTGGTCTTGGAAACACGAACTCTACAATAAGAGTGACATATACCTCTCTGATGGCGCCGCCGATGCCACGAAATCTGCTACTTTCTTGTGCCTCTGTCGTTCAGTAACGCTCCTCCAGTTTTTCTTCGTTGTCATCGTCTAATCTTGAGACTGAGGTAGCTCGTAGATTTACTTGCCAAGTAAGCTTGCCAAGTAAGCAAAGTAGGTTTTTTTGTGAGatgattatgaatttttttggtaaaagaaaaagtaaaattttttaatagacgatccaaataaaatatatttctcacaaaattgacttatAATACCGTCTCACATGAACTGTTGTCAAAAGCAGAATTTATACATGGCATCTATAGTTTCATTAGTTCTTTTTCAAGTGATGTTTTCCTGGTGATTATCCTAATATTATGACCGTAGTATTTTTGAAATCTACTTATTCAATTCCTTCATTTATtgaatactaataattttataccAATGACTTGTAGTTCTTCTGACACCAAGTTCGGTATCCAGTTAAAtctgttggtcccacgtgcagaatttgagataataaaaatccgaaaataaagaataaactggacaccgagatttacgtggaaaacccctaaaaattattagggtaaaaaccacgggcaagatgaaaagaatttcactataatattttgtggtgtacaactcactcaatgtgtttccaaagagaacacacactctcttaatacaggagaacaaacacctcacaaatattatagaactaagcactcaaatgcttataagatgagagaaaactcgaagaatggatgatttcagaatgaaggggagagctctatttatagagcctcctGTCAATGTAAAGACGCGTATAAAACGCGTCTTCTTAAATTTCCGTCTGAAATCCCTCGCATTATTTTGAGCAGCCCACGTTTTTTACACATGCATTTAATCATTACAGGAAATGCAATAAATGCATTTCCTATTTGCATTATTtaccgacatttctcccacgtggagatttgattgagaatcaaacacatcttcacacatcctttcaatcttacCATTCCATGCTCCTTACGTTTCTgctagaccacttgaggatccacaccactcaaacttatcagtgttcactggcttggtcaaaaaatcagctatgttattcttcgtatggatcttctgcatatccacactttcttcttctactacttcccgcaCAAAATAAAATTGTACTATAATGTAtttcgtcctggaatgaaaggatggattccttgcgatgtgcaaggaactctgactgtcacaaaacaaagaaacattttcttgtttgtgcctgatctcctccaataaccttttgatCCATATTGCCTCTTTGCAACCTTGAGTAcctgccatgtattctgcctctattgtagataacgccacaactgtctgcagttttgaaacccagtttactgctccccctgcaagtgtaaacacataaccagtagtagatttcctcttatcaggatcacctgcataatctgaatcaacaaagcccctgagtgtaaaatctgatccttcataacataatgcagcattcgaggtacccttaatatatctaaggatcctcttaacagtgctccaatgctctcgtccaggattcgccatataccgactaactgctcccactgcttgagcaatgtccggtcttgtacagatcatggcgaacatcaaactttctACTGCAGATGCATATGGTACTTGAGACATTTCCATCCTCTT
The sequence above is a segment of the Primulina tabacum isolate GXHZ01 chromosome 6, ASM2559414v2, whole genome shotgun sequence genome. Coding sequences within it:
- the LOC142549947 gene encoding secreted RxLR effector protein 161-like codes for the protein MHEAKAVSTPLEQHFKLSIAQSPSGTEEKERMMHIPYANRVGSIMYGMVCSRPDLAHSISQISRFMADPGENHWEALKWTLRYLKGTSKLGLMFQGQKENSSQPLEGYVDSDFAGNLDTRKFITRYIFTLYGTTISWKASLQSVVALSTTEAEFIAVTEVVKEAIWLKGLITELGVHQEQVVYHRNNKWWKRRVANLGDKVEICEGVSLKLAHGKGPSSTTWLCICNPSLINTILVALPWT